A stretch of bacterium DNA encodes these proteins:
- a CDS encoding DUF1150 domain-containing protein, producing the protein MTEIELARLGGGQVAYLTTISSEEALKRFPALEEVPLGINLFALHAADGTPIALTDTRQAALSHAMEGALEIVSVH; encoded by the coding sequence ATGACTGAGATCGAGCTTGCTCGGCTCGGTGGTGGACAGGTCGCGTACCTTACCACGATATCTTCCGAGGAGGCGCTTAAGAGATTTCCAGCGCTTGAAGAAGTCCCATTGGGTATCAATCTCTTCGCACTCCATGCGGCGGACGGCACGCCCATCGCACTCACTGATACGCGACAGGCTGCACTCAGTCATGCCATGGAAGGCGCGCTGGAGATCGTAAGTGTCCACTAG
- a CDS encoding DUF2378 family protein — MEPEPTPTIRGLFVMSHINALEAERGRDGVVELMTRYGKPTRFGMFENVPVREEVAIIEHVLDILDPSVPPERRAFSAGKLHFENFSKTELGGLILPLFRSNIRLFFMNANHIAGYVFNGVRFISEERGKGNIRIIMENNDYPLDHFAGFFQGVMDYGRLDGEVHAEDLGGKRYAYDLSWKTD, encoded by the coding sequence ATGGAACCAGAGCCTACGCCTACAATACGAGGCCTGTTCGTCATGAGTCACATCAATGCGCTTGAAGCAGAGCGGGGTCGCGACGGTGTTGTCGAGCTGATGACGCGCTACGGGAAGCCGACCCGCTTCGGTATGTTCGAGAATGTTCCGGTGCGGGAAGAAGTCGCTATCATCGAGCATGTGCTCGACATCCTCGATCCGAGCGTGCCGCCGGAGCGACGTGCGTTCAGTGCAGGAAAACTGCATTTCGAGAACTTTTCCAAGACGGAACTCGGCGGACTCATCCTGCCGCTCTTCCGTTCGAACATCCGCCTTTTCTTTATGAATGCCAACCACATCGCCGGCTATGTATTCAATGGGGTGCGCTTCATTTCTGAGGAGCGAGGGAAAGGAAACATCCGTATCATTATGGAGAACAATGACTATCCCTTGGATCATTTCGCCGGATTCTTCCAAGGCGTAATGGACTACGGGCGTTTGGACGGTGAGGTGCATGCCGAAGATCTCGGCGGCAAACGGTACGCCTACGACCTGAGTTGGAAAACGGATTGA
- a CDS encoding cupredoxin domain-containing protein, whose translation MKGFAVLLAALVVLGGGYYWYISQQPAATDLNVTVDQMDDMDQDDMDHSASTSTSTSTATSSAPATGTQNGNVKEFTVTGKNFSFAPAAMTVNKGDRVRITFVNDSGTHDLVIDEFDVRTKVIQGGARETIEFVADKTGSFEYYCSVGQHRQMGMKGTLTVK comes from the coding sequence ATGAAAGGTTTCGCAGTACTTCTCGCAGCTCTCGTCGTCCTTGGTGGCGGCTATTACTGGTACATCTCGCAGCAGCCGGCCGCGACTGATCTCAATGTGACCGTCGACCAGATGGATGATATGGATCAGGATGATATGGATCATTCGGCATCGACCAGCACCTCGACGTCGACCGCGACATCCTCTGCTCCTGCGACGGGCACACAGAACGGCAACGTGAAGGAATTCACCGTCACCGGCAAGAACTTCTCATTCGCACCTGCTGCGATGACGGTCAACAAGGGCGATCGCGTCCGCATCACCTTCGTCAACGACAGCGGTACGCACGATCTCGTCATCGATGAGTTCGATGTACGCACCAAGGTCATCCAAGGAGGCGCACGGGAGACGATCGAGTTCGTCGCCGACAAGACCGGCAGCTTCGAGTACTACTGCTCGGTCGGTCAGCATCGCCAGATGGGCATGAAGGGTACGCTTACGGTTAAGTAA
- a CDS encoding DEAD/DEAH box helicase codes for MHQNDSRSQNSDDMVGGFRLRFNSTPRHKRRSSGGGGQRGGSYSRPQGGRSGSSYGGSRPQGGFRGGSRGGGFRGGRPQRNAHRGQDIHYSKFIRKAEAVAPEAPYEPKHTFNDFDIDARLKANIAKKGYVTPTPIQDQSVPLTLTGRDMVGLAETGTGKTGAFLIPLIDKVLKNPDEKVLIMAPTRELAVQIADEFKGFVTGLGLHSIVAVGGANINSQIRDLRRGGQFLIGTPGRLMDLMERRELNLTKCANVVLDEADRMLDMGFIDSMRRILGSMAPERQTLFFSATLSPEIEKLIGEFLTDPLRVSVKKHETSKNVDQDIVRVEPGKSKFDHLADLLRDPEFTKVLVFGRTKHGVEKLSKILKDSGFSAESIHGNKTHGQRLRALDLFKKEHVQVLVATDVAARGLDIPKVTHVINFDQPNSYEDYVHRIGRTGRAGQTGKALTFIE; via the coding sequence ATGCATCAGAACGATAGTCGTTCGCAGAATAGCGACGACATGGTAGGCGGTTTCCGCCTCCGATTTAACAGTACGCCTCGTCACAAGCGCCGCTCCTCCGGGGGAGGCGGTCAGCGTGGTGGTTCATACTCTCGTCCGCAAGGCGGTCGTAGCGGGAGTTCGTATGGCGGCTCGCGTCCTCAGGGCGGTTTCCGTGGCGGTTCACGCGGCGGAGGATTCCGCGGGGGTCGTCCGCAGCGCAACGCGCATCGCGGACAGGATATCCACTACTCGAAGTTCATTCGTAAGGCAGAAGCAGTAGCGCCGGAGGCTCCGTATGAGCCGAAGCACACCTTCAATGATTTCGACATCGATGCACGCCTCAAGGCGAACATCGCGAAGAAGGGTTACGTGACCCCGACTCCGATCCAAGACCAATCGGTGCCGCTTACTCTTACGGGTCGCGACATGGTCGGGCTCGCGGAGACCGGTACCGGCAAGACCGGCGCATTCCTCATCCCGCTCATCGACAAGGTCCTGAAGAATCCGGACGAGAAGGTGCTCATCATGGCGCCGACGCGTGAACTTGCCGTCCAGATCGCCGATGAATTCAAGGGCTTCGTCACGGGCCTCGGCCTTCACTCGATCGTCGCGGTCGGCGGCGCGAACATCAATTCGCAGATCCGTGATCTTCGCCGTGGAGGCCAATTCCTTATAGGAACTCCGGGCCGTCTCATGGACCTCATGGAGCGCCGTGAGCTCAATCTCACGAAGTGCGCGAACGTCGTCCTCGACGAAGCCGACCGCATGCTCGACATGGGATTCATCGACAGCATGCGCCGCATCCTCGGCAGCATGGCGCCTGAACGCCAGACGCTCTTCTTCTCGGCGACACTCTCGCCGGAGATCGAGAAGCTCATCGGTGAATTCCTCACCGATCCGCTTCGTGTCTCGGTGAAAAAGCATGAGACTTCCAAGAATGTCGATCAGGACATCGTCCGCGTCGAACCGGGCAAGTCCAAGTTCGATCATCTTGCAGATCTTCTCCGTGATCCGGAGTTTACGAAGGTGCTGGTCTTCGGCCGCACCAAACACGGCGTCGAGAAGCTCTCGAAGATCCTCAAGGATTCAGGTTTCAGTGCGGAATCCATCCACGGCAACAAGACCCACGGTCAGCGTTTGCGCGCACTCGATCTCTTCAAGAAAGAGCATGTGCAGGTGCTTGTCGCGACGGACGTCGCCGCACGTGGCCTCGACATCCCGAAGGTGACCCACGTCATCAACTTCGACCAGCCGAATTCCTACGAGGATTACGTGCACCGCATCGGTCGTACGGGCCGCGCAGGGCAGACCGGCAAGGCGCTCACGTTCATCGAATAA